The Stenotrophomonas sp. NA06056 genome segment GCAGACGCCTGCTGCACAAGCGCGTAGTATCGCTGCCAGCCACAAATATGGCTTGAGGCTGGACATGCTGCTACGCCCTTCCCTGCTCCCTGCGCTGGCCGTTTTCGCGGTCGCCGCGCGCCATCAGAACTTCGCCCAGGCGGCGCAGGAGCTGCACCTGACCGCCAGCGCGGTCAGCCACCATGTGCGTCGCCTGGAAGAGGTGCTGGCCACGCGCCTGTTCCTGCGCCATGCGCGCGGCGTGCGCCTGACGGCCGAGGGCCGGCAGCTGGCCGACGCCGCCAGTGCGGCGTTCACCGATGTCGCAGCCGTCGCCCACCATCTGCAGCCGGACGCGGACAGCGTGCCGCTGCGGATCGCTACGCTGCGCTCCCTGTCGTATTGCTGGCTGCTGCCACGGCTGCCGCGTTTCACCCAGGCCCATCCGCACATCCGCATCGAGCTGCACACCGGCAGTGGCCTGGACCGTTACGACGAAAACGGCCCGGAGGTCGGCATCCGCTATGGACTGGGCCAATGGCCCGGACTGCACGCGCAGCACCTGATGGACGACAACCTCTTTCCTGTTGCGTCGCCGGCGTTGCCCGGTGTCGAAGCACTGCAAAACCCGGCACGCATCGCCGAACTGCCGCTGCTCAGTGATCTGTCACCACAGGGGTGGCGCGACTGGTTCCGCCACGCCGGCGTGCGCCCGCCGTCGCCGTTGCCGGCGATGCACACCTTTGCCGACAGCACCGACGCGATGCGCGCGGCGGTGTATGGCATGGGCGCGGTGCTGGCACGCACCCACGTCGCCCAGCCCTATCTGCAGCGCTATGAGCTGGTGCGCCTGCCAGGCCCTGCACTGAAGGCACGCTACGCGTACTACGTGGTGCATGCCGAAGGACGACCACCCAGCCCTGCCGCGCGGCTGTTCATCGACTGGTTGCTGGGCCAGGCGCAGGACGAACGCACGCCGGTTCCCGCGTTGCCCGACAGCCTGCTGGGGCGCCCGGGCACGCCCGGCTGACTGCGCCCTCACCCGATCTTTGCCCGGCGCTGGCTAGGCTGCAGGCGAACCCCACAACGTGCTTCCGCCATGGCCCTGCTGCGACTGCGAATTACTGGAACCGAAGACGATGCCCGTGCGATCAGCGACCTGCTGCTAGGCCTGGAAGGCATCGAACACGTCGAAGAGACCGACGACCTGATGCCGCACATGGATGACGATGATTCCAGCTCGGCCGGGCTGTCCGACGACATCGGCCCGGGGACCCACGAACTGGAAGTGGAAGTGGGCAACGAAAGCACCGCACAGAAGGTGCGCGATGCGGTGCAGGAGCTGGCATTGGAACTGGATGTGTTCGTCGAGTACGAGACCGACGAAGGCTGAGTTGCAGGAGTGCCAGCCAGCGGCCGGCACTCCCTCTTCCGGTCAGGTTTTCGGCGGCAGCTTGCGGCGGCGGCGACGGATCAGTGCACGGACGATCCAGGCCATTACCAGCGCCACCAGGCCCACCGGCAGCAATGCGGCCGCAGCACGGATCAGGACTGCCACGCTGGTGCTGAGAATGCTGCCGGACTCGCTCAGCGCTTCGCCGATCTCGCTGCGGCTGCGCTGGCCCGAGGTGGTGTCGAAATGCATCGTCACCAGCTGGGTATCGATGCGCCTGCGCTGCTGCGCCGAATCCCTGTTGGCCTGCTCGACACCCGCTTCGATCTCCGAAAGCCGCGTGGTGATCGCCATCAGGTCTTCGATCTTCAGATCCTTGCGGTCCTGGTAGGACAGCAACCGCGCATGCTCCTTCTCCAGCCGAGCCTTGGTCAGCGCGGTGTCGGCCACCTGCTGGGCCAGGTCCTCGGCACGGGTGTTGCGCGCCTGCAGCTTGCCACCTTCGCCGGCCAGGCCGATCAGCGATTCCACGCCCTTCGGTGCGATGCGGACCTTGACCTGACCGCTGGGCTGCTCACCACTGCGCTGATCAACCTGCAGTACCGCACAATCCCCGAACTTCCCGCTTTGGCAGGCCTGTGCGACCTGCTGGATGCGCGGCGCGATCTGCGCCGCTTCCAGCTGCACCTGCACATCGTGCTCATACGCCAGGAAAGCGCCTTCAGGCGAGGCTACGCCCGCTTCGGCAGCACCACCGGCATCGGCGGCCCTCTCACCCTGTTTGGCACAGGCAGCCAACGCCAGCAGCAATGCCGGCACGATCATCGCGCGCGTCCACGCGCGACGCGCCGTCATCGCGACGCTCCGTCAAACGAGGTGATCGACAATCCACCCAGCTCGACCTGCGGCAGGCAGCGCACGTTGATCGCCACCATCGGCAGGCCGCTGCGCGGGTCCACCGCCTCGCTGTACGGCGCGGTGCCGCACTCACGGCAGTGATGGTGATCGATGTTGTGGGTGTTGAACTGGTAGGTCGCCACATCGGCAATGTCGGTGCCCAGCTGGAACGCCTCGCGCGGGGCGAACCAGAGCAGGCTGCCGCGGCGCCGGCACATCGAGCAGTTGCAGTCGATGACGTCCTTGATGGGTGCATCAGCCCGCACCGTGAATGCGATCCTGCCGCAATGGCAGCTTCCCTGGTATTCCATGTCCTGCGCTCCGCTGGAGGGTCCTTGAGTACGCCCATGGTAATCCTATGGCACGGGGACAAAGCCGCCCCGGGGGCCTATGCTCGGAGATTGATCCCAGTACAGGAACGCCGATGCGCCCGCATCTCCTTGCCCTCGCCCTGGTCGCCGCCCTCGCCGGTTGCCAGCCGGCCGATGCCCCGACCAACGGTTCCACCCCGGCTGCCAGCCAGCAGGCCGGCGATGCCGCCGTCGATGCCGCCTTCGCCGACCTGTCCAAGCGCGCTCTGGACACCTGGATGCAGCTGTCCCCGGTCAGCGCCACCCAGATCGGCGACCACCGCTATGACAGCGAGATCGACGACCTGAGCGCGGCCGGCCAGCAGAAGACCGTGGACGCCTACAAGGGCCTGCTGGGCGAGCTGGACAAGATCGACGTCGCCAAGCTGGGCCGCGAGAACCAGGTGGATGCCGCGATCCTGCGCAACCAGCTGCAGTCGGAAATCTGGAACGCCGACGTCATGCAGTCCGGCAAGTGGGACCCGCAGCTGTACAACGGCATTGCCGGCAGCGCGATCTACGGCCTGATGGCGCGCGAGTTCGCACCGCTGCCGGAGCGCCTGAAGGCGGCCACCGCGCGCATGGAGAAGCTGCCGGCGATCTTCGCCCAGGCACGCGAGAACCTGGACCCGGCACGTGTACCGAAGATTCACGCCGAGACCGTTGCCAAGCAGAACAAGGGCATCCTCAGCATCGTCGATACCTTCATCACCCCGCACATCGGCGAGCTGCCGCAGGCCGACCAGCAGCGCCTGCAGGCCGCCATCGACGGCCTGAAGAAGGCCGTGGACGAGCAGCAGACCTGGCTGGACAAGACCCTGGTGCCGAATGCCAAGGGCGACTTCCGCATCGGTGCGGAGAAGTACGACCAGAAGCTGAAGTTCGCGCTGAATTCCTCGCTGTCGCGACAGGAGATCGGTGAGCGTGCGCGCGCCGAACTGAAGCGCGTGCGCGAGGACATGTACGGCATCGCGCAGACCGTGCTGAAGGACAAGCCGGGCGCACCGGACATGCCGGCGCAGCCGACCGACGAACAGCAGCAGAAGGCGATCGAGGCTGCGTTGGAGCTGGCCTACGCCGACAAGCCGGCGCGCGACAAGGTGGTCGACGATGCCAAGGCCGCACTGGAGCAGTCCACCGCGTTCGTGCGCGAGCACGACCTGATGACCCTGCCCGACGCGCCGGTGGACATCATCCTGATGCCGGAATTCCAGCGTGGCGTGGCCGTGGCCTACTGCGATTCGCCGGGCCCGCTGGACAAGAACCTGAAGACCTTCTACGCCGTGTCGCCGATTCCGGACGACTGGAACGACAAGCAGGTCGACTCGTTCCTGCGTGAGTACAACTCGCGCATGATCCACTTGCTGAGCATCCACGAAGGCACCCCGGGCCACTACCTGGAAGGCTGGCATTCGGCCAAGTTCCCCTCCACCCTGCGTGCCGTGCTGCGTTCGGGCCTGTTCGCCGAAGGTTGGGCGGTCTACACCGAGCGCATGATGCAGGAGCAGGGTTACCTCAACAACGACCCGCTGTTCCACCTGGTGCAGCTGAAGTTCTACCTGCGCACGATCTCCAACGCGATCCTCGACCAGGGCGTGCACGTGGACAACTGGGATCGCGAGAAGGCGATGCACCTGATGACCCACGACGCCTTCCAACAGGAAAGCGAAGCCTCGGGCAAGTGGGTGCGTGCGCAGCTGACCTCGGCACAGCTGCCGACCTACTTCGTCGGTGCGCAGGAACACTTCGACACCCGCAAGGCGATGCAGGACAAGCTGGGCGACAAGTTCAACCTGAAGGCCTACCACGACCAGATGCTGTCCTACGGCGCGCCGCCGGTGCGCTTCGCCCGCCAGCTGATGCTGGACCAGCCGATCCAGTAAACCTGCGTCATGCATGGATGGAAATAAAGGACGGCCCGGGGCAACCCGGGCCGTCTGCTTATCGGTGACCGCCCCAGCGCAGGCGTGATTCCCTCTGGGCAAGCCCATGGGAATCCTGCGATGATCCGCGGCCCCGGCGTGCGCTGCACGCTGATGTGCCACCTGCATGGAAGCTGCATGAATATTGAATTCTTCGGGATGTCGATCACGCCGAGCAGTCGCCGCGGGCGATGGATCGTCTACGGCTCGATCGCGTTGTTCGTGCTGGTGATGCTGGTGATGATCCCGCAACGCAGCCGCGCGGATCGACGCGACATCGAGCGCATCGCCGGTTTTGATTTCCCGGCCGGCCTCAGCTCCCGCTGGGACACGGGAACCCACAGGCCGCGAAGCGGCATCCGCCTCGACCTCGGTAACGACCGGATCAGATCACTGGGCTACCGCCTGCCCGCTGACCTCGCGCGGGGGCTGATGCGCACCTGCCGCCAGCGTGGCGGACTGCTGCTCGAAGCTGATGACGCGCGCAGGCAGTTCCCGGAGCTGGCCTCGCGGATCAGCTGGAATGATCCTGTCTGCATCCGCAGCGAGCAGCGCCCGCGCCGGGCGGTGGCACTGCTGCAGGACACGACCCTCTCGATCCAGATCCATTACCCGACTCCCTAGGTCCCCCGACGGCCGTTCATGGGCGTACCCTGCAGGCTGTGACGCGGAGGCCCCATGCAGCTGACGATACGCCCCCTCCTGCTGCTTGCCGCGCTGCTGGCCACCGCAAGTGCCGGTGCGACCTGCCCCGCGCCGCCGCGCGGCGAGCCCGACATCCGCGCCCTGGGCTATTACACCGACAAGGCCGGTTCGCAGATCGACCCTGCACGGCAGCAACAGAACAGAGACGCCACCGCGCCACTGGACCGCTACGCCGCCGACGTGGCCCGCATGAGCGATGACTACCTGCGCAACGGTGACCCCGCCGCCGCGCAATGCACGCTGGCCTGGCTCGACGCTTGGGCGAAGGACGGCGCCATGCTCGGGCAGATGGTGCGCGTCAACAACGACCAATCGTTCTACATGCGGCAGTGGATGCTCGATGCCGTGGCGATGGCGTACCTGAAGGTGCACGACCAGGCCGGCGCCGGGCAGCGCGCGCGCATCGATCCATGGCTGCGGCAGCTGGCCCAGGCCAACCTGGCGTATTGGGTCAACCCGAAACGGCGCCGCAACAACCACTTTTACTGGACCGGCCTGGGCGTGCTCGCCACTGGCCTGGCTATAGATGACGACGCCTTGTGGCAGGCCGGCCGTGCCATCTTCCAGAAGGGCATCGATGACATCCAGGCCGATGGCAGCCTGCCGCTGGAAATGGCGCGCGGGCAGCGCGCCCTGCACTACCACGACTACGCGCTGGCACCACTGGTGATGATGGCCGAACTGGCGCGTCTGCGCGGCCAGGACTGGTACACCGGCAACGACCACGCCATCGACCGGCTCGCGCGGCGGGTCATCGAGGGCGGCACCAACCCGGCGTGGTTCAACGAACAAGCGGGCGTCGAACAACAGTCGCTACAGGTCAGCGGCTGGGTGGAGTTCTACCGCTTGCGCTCACCGGATGGTGGTCTATTCGACGCAGTGCACGCACGCGGCCCGTTCCACTCGCCCCGACTGGGCGGCGACCTTACGTTGATGGCCGCGCACGGCATCGTGCGCACGCCATTGCGATAGCCGTCTGTATCAGCGACGCTCCCGCTGCAGCAGCTGCTGGAATTGGGCACTGCTGCAACCTTGCTCAGCACAGCCCGGCAAGGGCAGCTCGACGCGGCCCGGCGGCTGTGCATCGGTCAGCGGCAGCGCTTCGCGCAGCTGCGTGGTGGTCGGGTAGACATAGGTCAGGCGGATCCGCTCCACGCCGCTGTGGCGGTCACGCCAGCGCTCGAACTGCAGCAGGCCACCGATCGGCGTCTTTTCGTACTGGCCTGGCAGCGCGTAGTCCGAGATGCCCAGCGCGGCCAGCACCGAGCCGATATTGGAATCGTGACCGACCAGCAGCGTTACCTTCGGCGACGCCGGCGCTTGGAACAGTGCCGCAACGTGCGACAGCAACGGAGCCGCCACGTCGCGCGCCACTTCCGGCGTGCCGAACAGGATGTCCTGGTACCCATTACGGACCCGCGCCAAGGCCTGCCACTGCGCATCGTCCTGCAACCTGCCCCACCCCACTGCAGTGCCTGCGGCGTTCTGGTACTCCTCCATCAACAGCGCATCGACCATGCCGTTGGCCAGGGCCAGCGAGCCGGTGGCGCCGGGCTCCTTGCCCGCCTCCACGCGGAACGTGCTGTCGTCCGCGCGCAGCGTGCACGGGCGGCGCCCCATGCAAGCCGGCGATGCCGCGTGGTCGACCACGTCATCCACCACCTGCAGGTCCGCACCCAGCTGCGCCTTCGCGTCGGCCTTCTGCATGGCACGCAGCGCGCGGCGCTGGAAACCGGCGTCATCGCGATGGATCACTGGATCGAACAGCGGGTCCATCGTGCCCAGCGGCCTGCGCTGCTCCACCGTCACGTGGCAGCCCGGGAATGCGCCGGCGATGAAGAACTGCGCGGTCGCCTGGGTACGCTGCAGGCTGTTGGCGTGCGCGTGGAAGTCGCCCGGCTGCGGGCAGCCCGTTGCCGGCAGCAGCTGTGCCTGCCGCAGCCACTGGCCCAGGTAGCGGCCCATGTAGACCTCGAGCACACCGCCCTTGGTGGTCAGCTCGCCCGGCGCGACGTCCCAAGCTGCCCAGCGGTCCGCCGCAGCCTCGGCCAGCGCGCCGGAAGACACAAGTGGCGCGCGCAGGTTGTGGCGACTGAGCAGCACGACCTGCTGCAACTGCTCGTCCCCCACTGGACGGCCAGCCAGCGCGCCAGGTGCAGCCGCCACGGGCTGGATGGCAATGCCGGCAACCAGGGCCACTGCAAGCAACAGGCCGCGAAAGAAGTGGCAGGGCATGGCGATGACCGGGAGCGGACCAGCCTGCATTATCCGCCCGGTCGACCCGAGGCGACGTTGCATCATCCGGCGTGAGCATCCACGCATGGCGTGGACCTACTGTCGTGCATCCATGGTTATTGCTCGGCGGCCACGAAGCCCCCGGTCTGCCGCGCCCACAAGCGCGCATAGAGGCCGCCGGCATCGATCAGTTCGGCATGGGTACCGGTCTCGACGATGCGGCCCTGGTCCATCACCACCAGCCGGTCCATGCGCGCGATGGTCGACAGGCGGTGCGCGATCGCGATCACCGTCTTGCCGCCCATCAATTCGTCCAGGTTGTCCTGGATCGCCGCTTCCACTTCCGAGTCCAGCGCCGAGGTCGCCTCGTCCAGCACCAGGATCGGCGCATCCTTCAGCAGCACGCGGGCAATCGCGATGCGCTGGCGCTGGCCACCGGACAGCTTCACGCCGCGCTCGCCGACATGCGCGTCGTAGCCACGACGCCCTTCGCCGTCGACCAGCGTATCGATGAACGCCTCCGCGCGCGCCTTGGCCACCGCCGCGCGCAGCTGCTCATCGGTCGCATCCGGGCGGCCGTACAGCAGGTTGTCGCGGATCGAACGGTGCAGCAGCGAGGTGTCCTGGGTGACCACACCGATCTGCTGGCGCAGGCTTTCCTGGGTGACGTAGGCGATGTCCTGATCGTCGATCAGGATGCGTCCACTTTCCAGGTCATACAGCCGCAGCAGCACGTTCACCAGCGTCGACTTGCCGGCACCGGACGGGCCGACCAGGCCAATCTTCTCACCCGGCTTCACCACCAGGTCCAGGCCAGCAATCACGCCGCCCTTCTTGCCGTAATGGAAATGCACATCCTGGAAATGCACACCGCCACGCGTCACCTGCAGCGGTACGGCATCCTCGCGATCCTGCACGGTCAGCGGCTGGGCGATGGTGGTGATGCCATCCTGCACGGTGCCGATGTCCTCGAAGATGCCGTTGATGGTCCACATGATCCAGCCGGACATGTTGTGGATGCGGATCACCAGGCCGGTCGCCAGGGTGATCGCGCCAACGGTGATGTGGCCGCCGTTCCACAACCACAGCGCCAGGCCGCAGGTACCGGCGATGAGGAAACCGTTGACGATGGCGATGGTCAGGTCCATGCCGGTGGTGATCCGGGTCTGCGCGCGGTGCTTGACCACCAGTTCCTGGATCGAATCGGCGACATAGGCCTGTTCGCGGCCACCATGGGCGAACAGCTTCAGAGTGGGAATGTTGGTGTAGCCATCGACGATGCGTCCCATCGCCTTGGAGCGCGCCTCCGAGGCGATCCAGGCGCGTTGCTTCGCGCGCGGCACGAAGTAGATCATGATCACCACGTAGGCCAGCAGCCACAGGATCAGCGGCACCATCAACCGCCAGTCGGCCTGCGCGAACAGGTACAGCGCGGTGCCGGTGTAGACCACGATGTACCAGAGCGAATCGACCATCTGCACCGCCGACTCGCGCAGCGAGGTACCGGTCTGCATCACCCGGTTGGCCATGCTGCCGGCGAAGTCGTTCTGGAAGAAGCTCAGGCTCTGCCGCACCACGTAGTTGTGCATCAGCCAGCGCGACCGGTTGCTCAGCCCCGGCACGATGGCCTGGTTGACCAGCAGATTGTGCAGGCCGACCAGGATCGGGCGCGCGATGACCGTGATGAACAGCATCCAGCCGAGCGTGTCGGCATGGCGCTGGAAGAAGTCCGCGCCGGGCTGCTCGGCGACCATGTCGACGATGCGGCCGAGGAAATCGAACATCGCCACTTCCACCAGCGCCAGCAGCAGGCCGGCGATCAGGGTGGCCAGCAGCACCGGCCATACCGGCCGCAGGTAGTGCAGGTAGAACGGCACCACGGTGCGCGGCGGCATGCGC includes the following:
- a CDS encoding DUF885 domain-containing protein, which encodes MRPHLLALALVAALAGCQPADAPTNGSTPAASQQAGDAAVDAAFADLSKRALDTWMQLSPVSATQIGDHRYDSEIDDLSAAGQQKTVDAYKGLLGELDKIDVAKLGRENQVDAAILRNQLQSEIWNADVMQSGKWDPQLYNGIAGSAIYGLMAREFAPLPERLKAATARMEKLPAIFAQARENLDPARVPKIHAETVAKQNKGILSIVDTFITPHIGELPQADQQRLQAAIDGLKKAVDEQQTWLDKTLVPNAKGDFRIGAEKYDQKLKFALNSSLSRQEIGERARAELKRVREDMYGIAQTVLKDKPGAPDMPAQPTDEQQQKAIEAALELAYADKPARDKVVDDAKAALEQSTAFVREHDLMTLPDAPVDIILMPEFQRGVAVAYCDSPGPLDKNLKTFYAVSPIPDDWNDKQVDSFLREYNSRMIHLLSIHEGTPGHYLEGWHSAKFPSTLRAVLRSGLFAEGWAVYTERMMQEQGYLNNDPLFHLVQLKFYLRTISNAILDQGVHVDNWDREKAMHLMTHDAFQQESEASGKWVRAQLTSAQLPTYFVGAQEHFDTRKAMQDKLGDKFNLKAYHDQMLSYGAPPVRFARQLMLDQPIQ
- a CDS encoding DUF4349 domain-containing protein, which gives rise to MTARRAWTRAMIVPALLLALAACAKQGERAADAGGAAEAGVASPEGAFLAYEHDVQVQLEAAQIAPRIQQVAQACQSGKFGDCAVLQVDQRSGEQPSGQVKVRIAPKGVESLIGLAGEGGKLQARNTRAEDLAQQVADTALTKARLEKEHARLLSYQDRKDLKIEDLMAITTRLSEIEAGVEQANRDSAQQRRRIDTQLVTMHFDTTSGQRSRSEIGEALSESGSILSTSVAVLIRAAAALLPVGLVALVMAWIVRALIRRRRRKLPPKT
- a CDS encoding polysaccharide lyase, with translation MQLTIRPLLLLAALLATASAGATCPAPPRGEPDIRALGYYTDKAGSQIDPARQQQNRDATAPLDRYAADVARMSDDYLRNGDPAAAQCTLAWLDAWAKDGAMLGQMVRVNNDQSFYMRQWMLDAVAMAYLKVHDQAGAGQRARIDPWLRQLAQANLAYWVNPKRRRNNHFYWTGLGVLATGLAIDDDALWQAGRAIFQKGIDDIQADGSLPLEMARGQRALHYHDYALAPLVMMAELARLRGQDWYTGNDHAIDRLARRVIEGGTNPAWFNEQAGVEQQSLQVSGWVEFYRLRSPDGGLFDAVHARGPFHSPRLGGDLTLMAAHGIVRTPLR
- a CDS encoding LysR substrate-binding domain-containing protein — protein: MLLRPSLLPALAVFAVAARHQNFAQAAQELHLTASAVSHHVRRLEEVLATRLFLRHARGVRLTAEGRQLADAASAAFTDVAAVAHHLQPDADSVPLRIATLRSLSYCWLLPRLPRFTQAHPHIRIELHTGSGLDRYDENGPEVGIRYGLGQWPGLHAQHLMDDNLFPVASPALPGVEALQNPARIAELPLLSDLSPQGWRDWFRHAGVRPPSPLPAMHTFADSTDAMRAAVYGMGAVLARTHVAQPYLQRYELVRLPGPALKARYAYYVVHAEGRPPSPAARLFIDWLLGQAQDERTPVPALPDSLLGRPGTPG
- the agp gene encoding bifunctional glucose-1-phosphatase/inositol phosphatase — encoded protein: MPCHFFRGLLLAVALVAGIAIQPVAAAPGALAGRPVGDEQLQQVVLLSRHNLRAPLVSSGALAEAAADRWAAWDVAPGELTTKGGVLEVYMGRYLGQWLRQAQLLPATGCPQPGDFHAHANSLQRTQATAQFFIAGAFPGCHVTVEQRRPLGTMDPLFDPVIHRDDAGFQRRALRAMQKADAKAQLGADLQVVDDVVDHAASPACMGRRPCTLRADDSTFRVEAGKEPGATGSLALANGMVDALLMEEYQNAAGTAVGWGRLQDDAQWQALARVRNGYQDILFGTPEVARDVAAPLLSHVAALFQAPASPKVTLLVGHDSNIGSVLAALGISDYALPGQYEKTPIGGLLQFERWRDRHSGVERIRLTYVYPTTTQLREALPLTDAQPPGRVELPLPGCAEQGCSSAQFQQLLQRERR
- a CDS encoding GFA family protein; the encoded protein is MEYQGSCHCGRIAFTVRADAPIKDVIDCNCSMCRRRGSLLWFAPREAFQLGTDIADVATYQFNTHNIDHHHCRECGTAPYSEAVDPRSGLPMVAINVRCLPQVELGGLSITSFDGASR
- the smrA gene encoding multidrug efflux ABC transporter SmrA — translated: MFRWFESLIPVFPPIDGRMPPRTVVPFYLHYLRPVWPVLLATLIAGLLLALVEVAMFDFLGRIVDMVAEQPGADFFQRHADTLGWMLFITVIARPILVGLHNLLVNQAIVPGLSNRSRWLMHNYVVRQSLSFFQNDFAGSMANRVMQTGTSLRESAVQMVDSLWYIVVYTGTALYLFAQADWRLMVPLILWLLAYVVIMIYFVPRAKQRAWIASEARSKAMGRIVDGYTNIPTLKLFAHGGREQAYVADSIQELVVKHRAQTRITTGMDLTIAIVNGFLIAGTCGLALWLWNGGHITVGAITLATGLVIRIHNMSGWIMWTINGIFEDIGTVQDGITTIAQPLTVQDREDAVPLQVTRGGVHFQDVHFHYGKKGGVIAGLDLVVKPGEKIGLVGPSGAGKSTLVNVLLRLYDLESGRILIDDQDIAYVTQESLRQQIGVVTQDTSLLHRSIRDNLLYGRPDATDEQLRAAVAKARAEAFIDTLVDGEGRRGYDAHVGERGVKLSGGQRQRIAIARVLLKDAPILVLDEATSALDSEVEAAIQDNLDELMGGKTVIAIAHRLSTIARMDRLVVMDQGRIVETGTHAELIDAGGLYARLWARQTGGFVAAEQ